The genomic DNA GGGCGTTCTGTGTCGATGAATTTTCCCAGGACCATTTTCTTCCCCTCCTCAATCACTGTTTCGTCGGGATGGACTTCGTTTTTGATCACACTGTTTTTCTGGTAAAGCTTGATCATATCCAGAGCACTTCCAAGGCGATTACGCCGTCCAAACGCCGTCGGGCATGGGGCAAGTACTTCTACAAAGGAAAAACCAGGCTTTAACAGGGCTTCCAGAATTGATTCCGCCAGCCGCCTGACGTCCAGGGAAAGCCAGCGTGCCACATAAACAGCACCACATGCTGCTGCCAGAGAGGGAAGATTTAAAGGAACTTCGGAATTTCCATACGGAGTGGTGGATGTTCTGGCGCCTGTCGGAGTATTGGCTGAGACCTGCCCCCCTGTCATCCCATAGTTCATGTTGTTTACGCAGATAACCGAAATGTTGATATTTTTTCTGGCTGCATGCAAAAAGTGATTGCCACCTATGGAGAAAAGGTCTCCTTCGCCGGAAAAAACAAACACATTCATTTCAGGTTTTGCCAGT from Thermodesulfobacteriota bacterium includes the following:
- a CDS encoding 2-oxoacid:ferredoxin oxidoreductase subunit beta, which gives rise to MKPKASKKTARRSPAKHPKDELLRKDRIPHIWCPGCGIGSAFSSCITALKKTGINYDRLAVVSGIGCTGRVAGYLNLDSFHTTHGRAIPFATGLKLAKPEMNVFVFSGEGDLFSIGGNHFLHAARKNINISVICVNNMNYGMTGGQVSANTPTGARTSTTPYGNSEVPLNLPSLAAACGAVYVARWLSLDVRRLAESILEALLKPGFSFVEVLAPCPTAFGRRNRLGSALDMIKLYQKNSVIKNEVHPDETVIEEGKKMVLGKFIDTERPTFLERLAKTSELKSTAWPKKEMAAQR